From a single Streptomyces sp. NBC_01264 genomic region:
- a CDS encoding HAD family hydrolase, which produces MTRFPYQLIATDLDGTLVRSDHTVSARTTAVLAAAVSAGARHVVVTGRVTQWTKPTLAEIGYRGLAVCGQGGQLYDAGRDALVSSVPLDRELAAHVVALVEARTGPLSVAVMPLELADPIVTGPGFPLPPMASAAIERVHDAARLWDRPIGKVQIQHPHLTDDELTEAAREAVGDLVTVVMAGPTCVELLPLGLSKATGLALAAEALGATAESTIAFGDMPNDIPMFAWAGRSVAMANAHDSLKAVADEITTGNDEDGVAAVLERHLLPLTGASIR; this is translated from the coding sequence ATGACCCGCTTCCCCTACCAGTTGATCGCCACCGACCTCGACGGCACCCTCGTGCGCAGCGACCACACCGTCTCGGCGCGCACCACGGCCGTCCTCGCCGCCGCCGTCTCGGCCGGGGCCCGGCACGTGGTCGTGACCGGGCGGGTCACCCAGTGGACCAAGCCCACCCTGGCCGAAATCGGCTACCGGGGCCTCGCCGTCTGCGGTCAGGGCGGCCAGCTCTACGACGCCGGGCGCGACGCCCTCGTCTCGTCGGTCCCCCTCGACCGCGAGCTCGCGGCGCACGTGGTGGCCCTGGTGGAGGCCCGTACGGGTCCGCTTTCGGTGGCGGTGATGCCCCTGGAGCTGGCCGATCCCATCGTCACGGGCCCCGGGTTCCCGCTCCCGCCGATGGCCTCGGCCGCGATCGAACGGGTCCACGACGCGGCCCGGCTGTGGGACCGGCCGATCGGCAAGGTCCAGATCCAGCACCCGCACCTGACGGACGACGAGCTCACCGAGGCCGCCCGGGAAGCGGTGGGTGATCTCGTCACCGTGGTGATGGCCGGCCCGACCTGCGTGGAGCTGCTCCCCCTCGGCCTGTCGAAGGCCACCGGCCTGGCCCTGGCCGCGGAGGCGCTGGGCGCGACGGCGGAGAGCACCATCGCCTTCGGTGACATGCCCAACGACATCCCCATGTTCGCCTGGGCGGGCCGTTCGGTCGCCATGGCCAACGCCCACGACAGCCTCAAGGCGGTCGCGGACGAGATCACCACCGGCAACGACGAGGACGGCGTGGCTGCGGTCCTGGAGCGCCACCTCCTCCCGCTCACGGGAGCCTCGATTCGGTAA
- a CDS encoding GNAT family N-acetyltransferase — MWKCEQVIGGALDVEEAAALYRASTLAERRPVEDAQRFARMLAGANLVIVARDEDGRLIGISRSITDGAYATYLSDLAVDAAYQGKGVGKDLIRATREAAPQANLILLAAPAAVNYYPHIGFTAHHSAWTMDGPADQA, encoded by the coding sequence ATGTGGAAGTGTGAACAGGTCATCGGTGGCGCCCTCGACGTGGAGGAGGCGGCCGCCCTGTACCGGGCGTCCACCCTCGCCGAACGCCGCCCCGTGGAGGACGCCCAGCGCTTCGCCCGGATGCTCGCCGGGGCCAACCTGGTCATCGTCGCCCGCGACGAGGACGGCCGGCTCATCGGGATCTCCCGCTCGATCACGGACGGCGCGTACGCCACCTACCTCAGCGACCTCGCCGTCGACGCCGCGTACCAGGGCAAGGGCGTGGGCAAGGACCTGATCCGCGCCACCCGGGAGGCGGCGCCGCAGGCCAATCTGATCCTGCTCGCGGCCCCGGCGGCCGTGAACTACTACCCGCACATCGGGTTCACCGCACACCACTCCGCCTGGACGATGGACGGTCCGGCCGACCAGGCCTGA